The Belonocnema kinseyi isolate 2016_QV_RU_SX_M_011 chromosome 1, B_treatae_v1, whole genome shotgun sequence genomic interval tatattaaaaaaatgtaatttttgtttattttcaggtattatgTTCAGCATCGCGTTCTTTAATTTTGCTGGCATCAGCGTTACCAAAGAATTGAGCGCCACGACAAGAATGATTTTAGACAGCGTCAGGACTTTAGTCATCTGGGCATTTTCTCTCGCTTTTATGTGGCAAGAGTTTCACTACTTACAGGTAATTTTCCACGCTaagtcaaaattcaactgttaaggtttttaatttcaaactgtttgattttttattacatttggatttcaaattattgaactaACAAGgacataaattatgaaaatttgaaatatttaggctttaattttgagaaaaattgtgccgattactttttgaaatcggaaaattgtttacttttgttatttgttatttgttaagtcgaaaaattgtttacttttttgttaatttgccccttttccaaccgaaaaataatttaattattattttctcgcTTTTACTTCAACGGAAAAGTATttagatttgaattaaatttgcagaatcttgaaggaaattaaaaattttgaaaattctttcttttttttaaatattagttgcTTCAAgctataaatttcttaaattttgggttttaattcatacttgattaaaaattaaactgatttgttaaaatgcttggtttaaaatttaaattatttcttgaaaatagttgtttttgttaataattcgttttttttaaactgaaaatttaaatagttcatttttgttaaaaatttgtctttcttagttgaaaattcgtatattttcttgaaatttcgttttttttttttggtagaaaattaataggcACTCTtgcttgaacattcatttttcgagttaaaactgtttgaaaatttatatattttgttcaaagttgtttttttttgctttgcttgaaaatttaactactttattgaaaattcattttttttgggagtaaaaatgaattttttgaattaaaaatataacttgaaaattaaattatttgtttgacagtcctttcttttatttttaaattcatgtttttcattgaaaaagtttttcgttgaaaacttatctttttttgtaaagaatgcatgcttttggtttcaaattcttcataagagtttgaaatttatttctttgataaaaaatttaaccgtttggttgaaaatttgactgttttattgaaaaatcgttcttttttaaaataattaatttttttaagttaaaaattcatttattttttttaaattcttttttttgtagaaaattaatcttgttggttaaaaattcatgtttttgtttgcaaattctcCAATGTAGttgatatatttctaaatttttatgaaatcttttaaatatttaaaatctgttgaaaaaggaaaattttttcaatgttttggaatattgaaattttagtgTACTACAcccattttgaaatgtttgaaattttttacttccgttaaaatctttatgaaatttttgttattcgttTGAAGTATcggaaattctttaaatgtttgtgaaatcttatacaaaaattgaaattatttataacctttaaaattgtttttatctttttaaatattttgaactcttctaaaaagaaatttgaaatccttgtgaaatgttcctgaatttttttttattcatttgatgaATCGGAAACtctttaaatgtttgtgaaattttatataaaaattgaaatcatttaaaatctttcaaatattttgaaatctttgatttttttcttccaaatatttgtaaaatatttttattcttttgtagtaatagaattgttttaatctttctgaaatgttttaaaatcttctaaaaaaatttaaaatctttctaaaatcttgctgatatcttttttattaaatcgaaatcataaaaatattttaaatatttataaaatatttataaatcttagATATCTGGCTTTCTATACTGAaaacaatctttaaaatcctggaaatcttttgaatgtttttaaatctttgtgaaatcttgtaaaaaattctgaaatctttgtgaaatctttctgaaattttttgtattccttTTATATATcggaaattctttaaatgtttgtaaaatgttgcataaaaatggaaatcatttaaaatattcgacataattttaactctttaatatttttcttttaaatatttttgaaattttttatgttcctttgaaataattgaattgttttaatctttgtgaaatgttttgaactctttaaaaaaaaaatttttaatatttgtgaaatcttcgaactctttgggaaataattattaaatcttgGCTTGTTAAATCCTTTGCATTcgttaaattcattgaatttaacaaatttattttttgagaatttatgagaatttcaaaatttattttaattattagaaaattgaatttttttgttaacattttggtcaaaaattcaactctttttttttaaagtttatcttttttatttgaaagtttatctgttttaccagaaattaaaaaattatactattttcttgaaaacttatctatttcgtagaaaatttactttttgtttaaaatttatattttcgtgttgaaaaatgaactgaaatattttctagatgaaagttcgacttttaaaaaaaagttgttttttattacaaattcatcagttttggtacaaaattgatcctttttggagaaaatgcaactatttggtagagcatttaaatattttgttcaaatgcattctttttgtttaaaaaaattcgtctctttggattgaaaattcaattttttcgtagaaactttttttttttgttataaaaattcaatttttgatgttactgagttgactggaatcttttttggatgaaaactcaacttttttggtaataaaaaattcatcagctttaagatcaatttcatattttttgataaaaatacaactattttctaaagaattcaacaattttgttaaaaagtcatcctttttggttaaaacttcgtctttttggattgaaaattcaattttttgggtagagaattatttctcgttaaaaaaattcatagtttgatcgtgaaaactcgttttcagccaaaaattgattcaattattttttttgaaaatgaaactttttggctaaaaatcgttcttctttgcttgataattcaatctggttaaaattttaattatcttgttgaaagtttatcttttttaattgaaaattcaactatttcggtcaaagggtttagaattcattttttaacagaaaatgtaactttttcatttttttgagattgatattttttagttaaaaattcgcgattttttgttgtggtagaaaataattttttagtttgaaattttctttttttgtgtaaaaatgcatcagtttcgtggaaaattaaatttttattgaatagtcatattttttgtttgaaaattgaatttttgtaaagaaaatttttcttctggtttaaaggttcaataatttagataaacttttatttattttttgagtgaaaaatctttatttgttggaaatacgtctgtttggttttaaaattattttccttgttgtataaatttaattatttttttattaaaatataaactatggcacatttttcgttggcaatttgtctttttaggttgaatattcaactattttgttgaaaattccagtattttgttaaagagttatccttttaaagtagaaaaaacttttttttgtttgaaataaattaaaacatttgaaagttcaaaatttgcatatgaaacactgttttattctgcttataaaatattctatggtaaaaaatataagattaaaatgctggtatttgaatattattgattttaaacgaaaaattagtcgaaaaatccgagaattttgaaaatattcttattttcttcttCTACTTCGTGGTATTTATTGTAGAGTTTCAGTCTAACATTGTtaattaatgagctactgcttttcatatttttaattcctgaatatgtctgaactagaaaataatttatattcaaccgttaatataacctgaacaataaaaatattgttaaaaatcataaatttttttagattcacttaaattctcgggaatttaagtcTTAcggctcaattttatttttatttatgtggaccgtaagacatacagaaaaaatctatgatttaaaaatcactttcaacCTATTTCAGCTGTTCGGTTTCGCCTTTCTAATTACTGGAATGTGCCTCTACAACGACGTTGTGATTCCCCAACTGGCCAGAAAATGTATAGCCCGGCTTTTTCGACACCGGCCACCTCCGCAGGCTCAAGAAAGAATCGTCAGCACCGCAGCCGACGATGTCGAGAACTCGTAAGAAAATTCGAGACTTATTTTTCGAAACTATcacaattattcaaattatattttctactacTTTTTTCAAGATCTGTCTATAAGTACCGTTTTTTCATTatgggattttttaaactaaaagaagcATGAACTTCGCATCAAGTGATGATTGAGAGAAaacgaaaaagattgattttgatAATGGGCACAAAGCTAACTATAAATtagacaattaattaaataattgaacgaacttacctgtaagtcAAGTTCGATTCTAATTGTATGCGCGCCATCGAAGAGTAGATCAACTCGTAGTTCCCCCACTTTGTGCTTGCGTTGCCACAGTTTCAAAGaataaccaaaaacaaaacgacaacaaaaaaaaaacaaaaaaggcaCTCCTGCTTCCTTCGCACGTTTAGCTACTCATTATTTCAAAGAATGGCCGTAATCTTTGTTAATAGGgcataaataagaataaaaaaatttagttagagGGCCAGTATATTTATATACCGGGTGGGACTGATCTATTCTTCGGTGGCGCTCATACAATTAGAatcgaacttcacttacaggtaagttcgttcgattatttaattgtatttggCGCCACCTCCGAATAGATCAACTCGTAGATGTTGAAAGTAGTTAGCAGATTACGgcaaccaaaagaaaaatttattacaaattttattacattcCGAGATGTTTATGTGAAGAATTCCTTacgaatatattaattaattaattaaacataaactGAAATTAACTGTATATTAACCCTCTAAGATAGACCTAACAAATTGCTGGTTATCCTTTACAATATCTCTGTCGTAAAATCTGGCGAATGTTTGAGACCTATCTGTCCAACCTGCCGTCTTTCTAATTAGTTCTAAATCAACGCCACACCTTTCAGCGGCCGATGTGGACGCATGTCCTGTACTATGAGCTGAAAAAATAACGGTATCGATACCGCTCTCAAAATTAAGGTTTCTTTAACCCAAAGACTTAAAGTTTGCGAAGAAACAGCCTCATGGGGCTTTTGGAATGAAATGAACAATTCCTGTACATTACGTAACGATCTAGTTTTTACAAGATAGCTCTGTAAAGCTGAAGCTGGACATATTTTTTCTACAGAGTAAAACGGTAGGACTAGTAAAAGCtgtgttctatttttatttgatgtcTTAATGCGGTCGGGGATCTTAATCTCCATTGCCGTTCCTCTATTTCTAATGATAACAatctttattaatgaaaatgtttGCATTCTGTGACCCGTTATGAGAGCAAGCAAGGTTACTAATTTCTTCGATAATTCTTTTAACCTTAGCTCCTCATTTGGaggtatttctaaaaaataatctaatacTATCTTTCGATCCCAGGTGCTCTCATAACGTGGTCTTGAAGATCGCAAACTGGACACCCCTTTAAAAAACGCTTCACTCTAGGGTCCTTAGCAATTTCCGAGTCTACGATTAATGAGATTGCTGACCTTGTGGCGTTTCTAGAGCTATGTGACAACCCCTTATCAAATTCAATGGTTAGGAAAGCTAGTAGGTCTCCTATGGGAGGATTAAATAATTCAATCGATCTCGCGGCTGAGAATCTCCACCATTTTTTGAGTGCCACGTCATACGCTTTTATCGAAGAAGAACTTAGAGAACCCGTCATGACCTCCAACGATTTTTCTGGGGCTCCTCCTCTCAGGAACGCCTCCCGGATAACCATCCTACCACCAGGGTAAGGGTTTTCCAAAGCGGATGAGGATTCCTATCAGACGAAATCAAAATATTGATATCCAgattaaatttaattggtttgcGAATCATTAGTGAATGAAATAACggatcttttaatttttgtaagagtTCTTAGTATTATACTAAACGGCGGAAAAGCATAACAGAAAACCAAAGTCCAATCCAAGGTAAAAGCATCTATCGCCTCAGACCCAGGATCTCTTTTCCAGGAGATATAACGTATACATTTCGAATTCGTTCTACTTGCAAACAAGTCGATTTCTGGTTTTCTAGAAGTTTTGACAATCTTATTGAATGCGGGAATAGACCGTTCAAATTCCGTTTCAGGTTCTAATTGTCGCGACTCTGCATCTgcttcaaaattatcttttgaacTAATATAGGAAGCAAAAATCGAAATATTGCGCTCCTCGCACCATTGCCAAATCTCTTTTGAGATCTTGTTTAAATCCTTGTACTGAACACCGCCCATTCTATTAATGTACGACACGGCAGTTGTATTAtctattcttaataaaatttcccCATTACGAAAGTTTTTTGCTAAACTTTTAAGACCAAAGAAGGCGGCTTTGAGTTCTAAGAAATTAATGTGAAGTTTACGTTCAGACATTGACCAGAATCCACTATCTTTTTGATTATTACATACAGCTCCCCATCCTGACTTAGAAGCATCAGAAAAAATCGCTGAGCGAAACACAAGACCTTTGATAGAGTTATTACCAGATAAGATAGATGATTGCCACCATTTCAAGTCCGAAGGATTAAATCTTACAGTCATAAGAACATCATAATTTTCACCATTTTCTCTTAATGCTAAAAATCTTTGTCTTTCTAAATCCTTTGTGTAGACCCAGCTGTATTTAATAGCTGGACAACAAGCTACTATAGATCCTAAGAACTGTGCGAAAACTCTTATCCTACACTGTAAAAGTTTGCTAAAGATCTCTAGCTGTTTATGAATATGAGATCGCTTCTCAGAGGGTAGTTCTAATGTCATAGATTTAGAATTATAAATGAACCCTAAGAACTTGCATCTCTGTTCGGGATTCAAATgactctttttcaaatttattatgaacCCTAAGCTTTCTAATAACTCTTTAGTTGTCTTTAAATTCACCTCACAGTCCTGATATGTATCTCCAAAAAGCAGAAAGTCGTCTAAATAAAGAGCCGAACTATATCCTAATCTTCGTAGATAAGAAACAACAGGTTTCATTAGTTTCGTAAACACTTGAGGGGCTGTACAAGGACCAAACGGAAGACAAGTAAATTGATATACCTGTACATTgaattaaaatcttagaaattttctgTCCGATTCAtgtattgataataaataatacgCGTCCTGCAAGTCTAGAGTTGACATAAAACAATTCTGACTCACAAGACTGACAGCTGTTCTGTAGTCTTCGAGTTTAAAATGCTCTGTTTGGATAAATTCATTGagatctttaagatttaaaatgaatttgagaGACCCATCAG includes:
- the LOC117171315 gene encoding uncharacterized protein LOC117171315, producing MSLISQLKLKGAVEECSPSNDQFISSFFLLPKPDGSLKFILNLKDLNEFIQTEHFKLEDYRTAVSLVYQFTCLPFGPCTAPQVFTKLMKPVVSYLRRLGYSSALYLDDFLLFGDTYQDCEVNLKTTKELLESLGFIINLKKSHLNPEQRCKFLGFIYNSKSMTLELPSEKRSHIHKQLEIFSKLLQCRIRVFAQFLGSIVACCPAIKYSWVYTKDLERQRFLALRENGENYDVLMTVRFNPSDLKWWQSSILSGNNSIKGLVFRSAIFSDASKSGWGAVCNNQKDSGFWSMSERKLHINFLELKAAFFGLKSLAKNFRNGEILLRIDNTTAVSYINRMGGVQYKDLNKISKEIWQWCEERNISIFASYISSKDNFEADAESRQLEPETEFERSIPAFNKIVKTSRKPEIDLFASRTNSKCIRYISWKRDPGSEAIDAFTLDWTLESSSALENPYPGGRMVIREAFLRGGAPEKSLEVMTGSLSSSSIKAYDVALKKWWRFSAARSIELFNPPIGDLLAFLTIEFDKGLSHSSRNATRSAISLIVDSEIAKDPRVKRFLKGCPVCDLQDHVMRAPGIER